The genome window ATGCTTTCTGCCAACCACCAGTTTATTCAGGCCCTGACCCAGGCCCACGCCCACACAGCGGTGCCCCTGCCTGCCGAGGGCTTTTGCCAGTTAGCCGAACACCTGTTGCAGGTACTGTTCCCGGAGCGCTCGGCCCGTCCCTTGCGCAACCCCGACGCTGTAGCTGCTACCCTCGACCAACTCCAGAACGATCTGACGGCTTTGCTCCGGGCCGTGCCTACCCCCGAACCCGCAGCCGAGCTGGCCGGCAACCTGATGAACTCCCTGCCGGCTCTGCGTGCTATGCTGCTCCAGGATGCCGCCGCTATTCTGGCCGCCGATCCGGCCGCCCAGGGTTTGGCTGAGGTAGTAGCAACCTATCCGGGCTTTTACGCCATTGCCATGCACCGCTTCGCCCACGGGCTGCACCAGCGTGGCATTGCCCGCGTACCCCGCATCCTAAGCGAATACGCCCACCAGCGCACGGGCATTGATATCCATCCCGGCGCCCGCATCGGGCCTTCCTTCTGCATCGACCACGGCACGGGCCTGGTCATTGGCGAAACCTGCGTAATTGGGGCCCACGTCAAAATTTTTCAGGGCGTGACATTGGGAGCCTTAAGCGTAGCCAAACATTTGCAGGGCATCAAGCGCCATCCTACCATCGAAGATAACGTCGTGATTTACGCCGGAGCCACTATTTTGGGCGGCAGCACCACGGTAGGCAGCCATAGCATCATTGGCGGCAACGTGTGGCTAACTGAGAGTGTACCCTCGCACTCGCGCGTTTACCACCAGGCGCACATCCACGTCACCCGCTCCCAAGACCCCACCGAAGACATCACCTTTTCGATTTAACGAACCTTCATCAGTTGGCCACTTAGCAGTCGCTATGTTAGACTGTAGTAGCGAGCTTCTTCTTTCCTCCTTACTTCTCTTAACTACCATGAAAGCCACTTCCATTCTGGATACCATCGGCAACACGCCGCTGCTGCGCCTGAACAAATTGTTCGCCCACCGCCCCGACGTGGAGGTCTGGGTCAAACTGGAACGCGCCAACCCCGGCGGCAGCATCAAGGACCGGATTGCCCTGAGCATGATTGAGCAGGCCGAGCGAGACGGTATCCTGTCGCCCGATAGTATGATTGTGGAGCCTACCTCGGGCAACACGGGCGTGGGCCTGGCCATGGTAGCGGCCGTAAAAGGCTACCAGCTGACGTTGGTGATGCCCGAAAGCATGAGCATTGAGCGCCGGCGCCTGATGGCTGCCTACGGCGCTAACCTAGAGCTTACCCCTCGGGAAAAAGGCATGAAGGGCGCCATTGAAAAAGCCCACGAACTGGTGCGTGATACGCCCGGCGCCTGGATGCCCATGCAGTTCAGCAACCCCGCCAACATCAAAGTGCATGCTGATACTACTGCCCAAGAAATCCTACGTGATGCCCCCGAGGGCTTTGACTTTCACATTACGGGGGTAGGCACCGGTGGCCACATCACGGCCGTAACGGAAGTTCTGAAGCCTCACTTTCCCCAGATGAAAACCTTTGCCGTGGAGCCGGAACTCTCGCCCGTTATCAGCGGCGGCGCGCCCGGCCCTCACCCCATCCAAGGCATTGGAGCAGGTTTCATCCCCGATAACCTACACACCGAAATATTGGACGGCACCATTCAAGTAAGCCAGCAGGAAGCCTTTGAGTACGCCCGACGCGCAGCGCGGGAGGAGGGCCTGTTCATTGGTGTTTCTTCCGGCGCCTCCCTGGCCGCTGTTGCCAAGAAGCTCGCTGAAGTACCCCAAGGGGGGCGCGTACTTACCTTCTGCTACGATACCGGCGAGCGGTATCTCTCGGTAGAAGGGTTATTTGTATAAACAATAGCTAGCCTCCTGATAACACGAAGGCCGCTTCCCGCTAATGGAAGCGGCCTTCTACTTTTTCACTATCAAAAAGTAGATAAAGCTTAAAACAAAAAAGCCTGACCGGCAGGTCAGGCTTTTATAAATGGGAGTGGAGAATATCGGAGTCGAACCGATGACCTCTTGCATGCCATGCAAGCGCTCTAGCCAGCTGAGCTAATCCCCCGACAGGTAAAAACCACTCATCAATTATGAGTAGCAGTGGAGAATATCGGAGTCGAACCGATGACCTCTTGCATGCCATGCAAGCGCTCTAGCCAGCTGAGCTAATCCCCCAAGACACAGTTAATACCAAACAACCTTTTGTATTTGGTTTGGCAAAAGTACGGTAGGTTTTCGATTCTACAAGTAAACGGGTAAAAAAAAGTGGGCTGCCGATATCGGCAGCCCACTTTTAGGTGGATAAGTGGCTGAAAATTAGTTGAACAGGTAGCGCAGCCCTACCTGAGCCTGCCAGCGTGAACCAATACCACCAGTGTCGTCGCGGAAAGTTCTCGACAGCGGGGTTCCGGGCGTTACCACGGTAGTAACGCCTCCAGTGGTAGTAGTAGCGGGATTCGTCAGATAACGATACTCAAATACCGGCTGACCCTGCGCATTGTACCCAGCCCAAGTCAGCGGGTTTACCCGGTTAGCCGTCTGGAAAGTGCCCCAGTCAGAGTTGATTAGGTTACCAACATTGAAAATATCAATGCTGATCTGCAACGCATTGCGGTTCTGACCAATGTTGGTGAAGATGTCTTGCAACAGTCGCACATCCAAACGATTCTGCCACGGACGAGATGCCCCGTTACGCTCAGCATATTGACCACGGTTTTTGCTCAAGTACTTGTCTTGGCTGATATAAGCATCCAGGTCAGCCCACTGCTGCGCTGCACTGTATGTTACCCCGTTGGTAGTAATTGGACGTAAGTTGATTTCGCTCTGGTTGCGAGGAATGTACATCAGGTCGTTGGCGTTTTGGCCATCACCATTCATGTCACCCGAGTACACATAGCTGAAACGCCCAGCTGGAGCAGCCTCGTAGAACAACGAGATAGTCGTACCCAAGTGGTTCAGGTACTCCCGACGGTACGAAGCCGAAGCTACTACTCGATGCTGCTGCAGGAAGTTTGAATAGCCTAGTACATTGGCGTTGGGGTCACCCGATACCTGACGGTCGCGCCAGATAGACTGAGCAATTGAGCCACCATCATTCACCGAACGAGCGTCCGAGTAAGTGTACGCGGCGCTGGCGTAGAAGCCACCGGCGAATGATTTCTGCAACTGGCCAGTCACGAAGTACGAATAACCCTTGTTGGTATTCTTCATCAGAATAGCATCGGTGATATTCGGACGAGCTGCCGTGTTGCCACCTTGCGCTGCCGGTACAGAGCCGTAGATGCGGTTATTAGCCGTGGATACAACTACGCCGTTTGACGGAGTGCCGCTAAAGGTATAGAAGATTGGACGTGTGTCAGCACCGTTGGATCGGGCGAAAGGTGCAGCTTCAGTACCAGGCAGGTTTACGTTCTGCTGGTACACGGCGTTGAGGTCTTTGGTGTAAAGGGCCTCAATCGTACCGATGATGCCACCGGGCAATTCCTGGTCAATGGCGATGTTAGAACGCCAAACCTGCGGGAATTTAAAGTCTCGGTCAGTAACAGCCAAGTTATACTGGGTGTTAGCAGCTCCACCAACCGGACGGTAAGCATCTACATTCGGATCGAAGGGGAAAACAGAGTTGTTCGGGTTTGTTGTGGTGCCCGTAGTGGTAGCTACTGCGCCCCGGCGGTCGAAAGAACCGAACTGCACACCATTGTTGCCTGCTTGGTTAGACAACCACACGAAAGGAATACGGCCAGTGAAGATGCCCGTACCACCACGGACCTGTGTTTTCTTATCATCGTTCGGGTCCCAGTTGAAGCCGATTCGAGGAGAAAGTAGCACAGTGCGGTTAGGAAGCTTATCCGTCTCTAACCGTACACCATCACGGAAGACTAGATTGGCTGCGTTTTCGTTGCGAGCAATATCGGAGTAGATAACCGGCAGGTCACCGCGGATGCCGACGGTTATTTTGAGGTTATTGAGTGGTGACCATTCATCTTGCGCATACAGGCCGAATTGGGCTGCCTTTGTCACCGCGAATGGGAAGGAACCATCAGGACTAGTCGAATACTGCAACTGGTAGCGCTGAGGGCCTTGCAAAGGAGGTGCACCTGCACCGGTAGCACGCGGG of Hymenobacter sublimis contains these proteins:
- a CDS encoding serine O-acetyltransferase, encoding MLSANHQFIQALTQAHAHTAVPLPAEGFCQLAEHLLQVLFPERSARPLRNPDAVAATLDQLQNDLTALLRAVPTPEPAAELAGNLMNSLPALRAMLLQDAAAILAADPAAQGLAEVVATYPGFYAIAMHRFAHGLHQRGIARVPRILSEYAHQRTGIDIHPGARIGPSFCIDHGTGLVIGETCVIGAHVKIFQGVTLGALSVAKHLQGIKRHPTIEDNVVIYAGATILGGSTTVGSHSIIGGNVWLTESVPSHSRVYHQAHIHVTRSQDPTEDITFSI
- the cysK gene encoding cysteine synthase A, which encodes MKATSILDTIGNTPLLRLNKLFAHRPDVEVWVKLERANPGGSIKDRIALSMIEQAERDGILSPDSMIVEPTSGNTGVGLAMVAAVKGYQLTLVMPESMSIERRRLMAAYGANLELTPREKGMKGAIEKAHELVRDTPGAWMPMQFSNPANIKVHADTTAQEILRDAPEGFDFHITGVGTGGHITAVTEVLKPHFPQMKTFAVEPELSPVISGGAPGPHPIQGIGAGFIPDNLHTEILDGTIQVSQQEAFEYARRAAREEGLFIGVSSGASLAAVAKKLAEVPQGGRVLTFCYDTGERYLSVEGLFV
- a CDS encoding TonB-dependent receptor; the protein is MRRNLYASVALVPLAVLSAHMSWAQGTTTSAMNGVITDKLGEGLPGATVIAVHTPTNTQYVAPTNSEGRFNLQNMRVGGPYTIRVSFVGYKEAVRENIFLTLGQNQRLDINLSESEQTLGEVVVTGRQDPVINAGRTGAATTVQREQIERLPTLNRSFNDFTRLTPSANGQSFGGRSGAFNNITIDGAIFNNSFGLSSTVGGQAGAQPISLDAIDQIQVSIAPFDVRQGSFTGAGINAVTRSGTNKVQASIYGFYRDQNLVGNKVGDVESDYPKFDLKNYGFRVGGPIIKDKLFFFLNAEKETRNDPPSGNFIARRPGQTPEPGGNSQTSRVFASDLNTLSTFLQEKYGFNPGSYEGYKQRSNSEKATARLDWNISNNHRLNIKYNYLRSLSDVPPSTSNAIGGVRAQTQFGLPFFSSYYTINNNLDSYIAELNSTFGSRFSNNFTAGYSRFRDFRESSGGIFPLVDIGNGDNLSTGNNLAAITASNTLTSFGYEPFSAFNILNSDVYQFGDNFTAYLGKHNVTVGTYNELYEFSNGFAPNYYGNYQFNSLADFYASARTAEAPNGYAIVNGVPTPRATGAGAPPLQGPQRYQLQYSTSPDGSFPFAVTKAAQFGLYAQDEWSPLNNLKITVGIRGDLPVIYSDIARNENAANLVFRDGVRLETDKLPNRTVLLSPRIGFNWDPNDDKKTQVRGGTGIFTGRIPFVWLSNQAGNNGVQFGSFDRRGAVATTTGTTTNPNNSVFPFDPNVDAYRPVGGAANTQYNLAVTDRDFKFPQVWRSNIAIDQELPGGIIGTIEALYTKDLNAVYQQNVNLPGTEAAPFARSNGADTRPIFYTFSGTPSNGVVVSTANNRIYGSVPAAQGGNTAARPNITDAILMKNTNKGYSYFVTGQLQKSFAGGFYASAAYTYSDARSVNDGGSIAQSIWRDRQVSGDPNANVLGYSNFLQQHRVVASASYRREYLNHLGTTISLFYEAAPAGRFSYVYSGDMNGDGQNANDLMYIPRNQSEINLRPITTNGVTYSAAQQWADLDAYISQDKYLSKNRGQYAERNGASRPWQNRLDVRLLQDIFTNIGQNRNALQISIDIFNVGNLINSDWGTFQTANRVNPLTWAGYNAQGQPVFEYRYLTNPATTTTGGVTTVVTPGTPLSRTFRDDTGGIGSRWQAQVGLRYLFN